A stretch of DNA from Maridesulfovibrio ferrireducens:
AGTACCGCTTTATCACGAGCATAAACTTCACCGGTAACTTTGCCACTCAGCACAAGCTGACCAATCCTCAAAACACCTTCAACCCGGGCATCTTTACCAACGACCAGTGTCCCTTCGGACTCAACTTCACCGCTGAAGTTCCCGTCGATTCGCACAGCGCCCTGAAAACTCAGCTTCCCGTGATAATCTGTTCCGCTGCCTAGAAAAGCATTTATTTCGTCTCTTGCCATTTGTGCTCCTTTTCCCCCTGCGCCGATTTTAGAAAACCCAAACATGCGGCTACCCCTGTTTAAATACGTAACGTCTCATAGAAACGTTTAAAACGAGTCCAATAAGACAAAAATTGACCACAGTGGCACTGCCACCATAGCTGATAAATGGTAGAGGGATGCCTACTACCGGCATTAATCCGAGGACCATACCCATATTGATAAGGATTTGCCAGAAGAAATAGAAGAACACGCCCGCCGCAAGATAGCTTCCAAACAAATCTTTAGCATCTCTTGCGGTTACAACCATTTGATATAAAAAAACACAGAAAATACTAAGCAAAGACATCGCTCCGACAAAACCCCATTCCTCTCCGAAAACAGCAATAGCAAAGTCAGTATGTTTCTCCGGTAAAAATCTTAACTGACTTTGAGTTCCACCGAGAAAACCTTTTCCCCAGAGTCTTCCAGAACCTATCGCTATTTCAGACTGGATAATATGATAACCGGCTCCGAGCGGATCACTTGCAGGATTCATAAAAGAGATAACCCGTCTCTTTTGATAATCATGCATAAAAAGCCACCCAAGAGGAATAAGACAGGGAATCGCAACGGCCATTGTCTTGAAAACTTTGGAAGTAAGCCCTCTGTAGAGAATCATTCCGCCCAGAATCAACAGAACATTAAGCCCGGACCCGAGATCCGGCTGCAAAATAATCATTCCCGCCGGAAGAAGCCCCACTACAAATACATATCCCAATTTCATGAAGCCGAGCGGCTCAAAATCTCTTGATAAAATTCTCGCTCCAATCACCAGAATAGTAATTTTAGCAAGTTCGCTCGGCTGAAAATTAAAAAATCCCAGATCAATCCATCTACGTGCACCGTAAATAGTTTTCCCCGCAAAAGGAACTGCTAGCAGAAGCAACACTGTAACCCAGAACAGAGGCCATGCTATAGTCTTTAAATGCCTGTAATCAAAGAGCATGAAGGTTAACATGCCGCCGAACCCCATAAGCCCCCAGATGAGCTGTTTTTGATAAAAGGAATTGACACTCATGCCGTCTTCCATTCTGAATCCGCTGGCTGAATAAAGATTCATCACGCCAAGAAAAAACAGTAATGCAGCGAGCCCCAGCAAAAACCAGTTCATATGGATGAGCAGTCTTCTGTCAATCGGTGACATTAATTTCCCACCCCTTCGTCTTTCGGTTGTTCGGCATAAAGATATTTATAAAGAGCTTTTACCACAGGACCGGCTCCTGATCCCCCGTGCAATCCGTGTTCTATCATGCAGATGATCACATAACGCTGGTCATCCCTTTCAGCAAAACTAGCCATCCATGCATGATCTCTATATTTGTAAGGAATATCTTCATCTTTCATTTTTTTCAGCTCGTCAGTAAGCTTAACGACCTGTGCGGTCCCCGTCTTACCACCCACAACAACGCCCTTCATTCTGAGCCTTCTTGCTGTACCACGAGGACCGTCAACAGTTTCAATCATTGCTTTTCTAATGATTTTCAACTGTTCCTCTGTCATAGGTATCCGCCCCTGCTCTTCAGCCGGTTCCCCCGCCAAAAGCTGTGGACGAAGCAGTCTGCCGCCGTTGATGATTGAAGATAGGAATCTCGCAACCTGCAAAGGAGAAGTAAGGGTATATCCCTGACCTATCGCCAAGTTCAAATTTTCACCAGGATGCCAAATCTCACCGAATCGCTTTCGTTTCCACGCACGAGTTGGAATCAACCCCGGCTTTTCATGAGGCAGTGAGATACCTGTCAGCTCACCGAACCCTGCTTTCTTTGCAAAGTCACTGATCCGGTCAACACCAAGTTTCATACCAAGTTTATAAAAATAAACATCGCATGACTGAACCAAAGCATCTTCTAGATTAACGTCACCGTGACCACCCCTTCTCCAGCAACGAAAAGTATATTTACCAAGCTTAACATACCCGGGACAATAAACTGTATCCTTCGGATTAATCATATTGTAGTGAAGTCCACATGCGGCCACTGCTATTTTGAAAACTGAACCTGGAGGATAAACACTTTGAATAACACGATTTTGCAACGGGTGCATAGGATCATCCCGCAACTCAGCCCATTCTTTCTGACTAAGTCCCGAGGTGAAGGAATTATTATCGTATGAAGGAGAACTTACAAAAGCCAGTATCTGCCCGTTGTCCGGGTTCATGACCACTACAGCCCCGGCTTTTCCTTTGAGAAGCTTTCCGCCCAACTCCTGAAGCCCTAAATCAATGGAAAGATCTATATCTTCACCGGCAACAGGGGGACTTAAAATTCTCTCTTTAAGCCGCCTTCCTGTGGCGTCAACTTCGAGCTGTCTTCGTCCCTTTACACCGCGAAATCTTTTTTCAAGTACAGATTCAAGCCCCTGCTTGCCCACAAAATCTCCCACAGCAAGGTCTTCGTCAGCTTCAAGTTCATCTTCTCCGGATTCTGCAACATAGCCGAGGACATGAGACAAGAGTGGGCCTTGCAGGTATTGCCTTCTAGGACGCACAACAACCTCAAGACCGGGCCAATGCAATGCATTCGCCTCAATCATGGCCACCTGCTTAAAAGTAAGGTTAGGAGCTAAAATCAGTGGTTCAAACGGCTTTACGCGTTTGCGGGATTTCTTGAAAGTTTCTTTGAGCTTTGAAAGATCTTCACCTGTCCACTCAGAAACAGTTTTAAGTGTTGCCTCTAAGTCTTTACAGTCTTCACGCACAAGACCCAAAGCATAAGCAGGTTCATTTAAAGACAAAAGCTTACCAGTACGATCTCTGATCAGCCCACGTGGAGCATACAGCCTATCCTGTCTGAGCTG
This window harbors:
- a CDS encoding polymer-forming cytoskeletal protein, whose protein sequence is MARDEINAFLGSGTDYHGKLSFQGAVRIDGNFSGEVESEGTLVVGKDARVEGVLRIGQLVLSGKVTGEVYARDKAVLHKTANLQGDLVTPVLVVEEGAVLEGRVTMSSTGVEAVETETEEIS
- the rodA gene encoding rod shape-determining protein RodA, with the translated sequence MSPIDRRLLIHMNWFLLGLAALLFFLGVMNLYSASGFRMEDGMSVNSFYQKQLIWGLMGFGGMLTFMLFDYRHLKTIAWPLFWVTVLLLLAVPFAGKTIYGARRWIDLGFFNFQPSELAKITILVIGARILSRDFEPLGFMKLGYVFVVGLLPAGMIILQPDLGSGLNVLLILGGMILYRGLTSKVFKTMAVAIPCLIPLGWLFMHDYQKRRVISFMNPASDPLGAGYHIIQSEIAIGSGRLWGKGFLGGTQSQLRFLPEKHTDFAIAVFGEEWGFVGAMSLLSIFCVFLYQMVVTARDAKDLFGSYLAAGVFFYFFWQILINMGMVLGLMPVVGIPLPFISYGGSATVVNFCLIGLVLNVSMRRYVFKQG
- the mrdA gene encoding penicillin-binding protein 2, with the translated sequence MSSLYEAKSQQPPKTGLLLLQGLILLLFCVFALRFWFLQIHKGAYFAEQAKNNQLRQDRLYAPRGLIRDRTGKLLSLNEPAYALGLVREDCKDLEATLKTVSEWTGEDLSKLKETFKKSRKRVKPFEPLILAPNLTFKQVAMIEANALHWPGLEVVVRPRRQYLQGPLLSHVLGYVAESGEDELEADEDLAVGDFVGKQGLESVLEKRFRGVKGRRQLEVDATGRRLKERILSPPVAGEDIDLSIDLGLQELGGKLLKGKAGAVVVMNPDNGQILAFVSSPSYDNNSFTSGLSQKEWAELRDDPMHPLQNRVIQSVYPPGSVFKIAVAACGLHYNMINPKDTVYCPGYVKLGKYTFRCWRRGGHGDVNLEDALVQSCDVYFYKLGMKLGVDRISDFAKKAGFGELTGISLPHEKPGLIPTRAWKRKRFGEIWHPGENLNLAIGQGYTLTSPLQVARFLSSIINGGRLLRPQLLAGEPAEEQGRIPMTEEQLKIIRKAMIETVDGPRGTARRLRMKGVVVGGKTGTAQVVKLTDELKKMKDEDIPYKYRDHAWMASFAERDDQRYVIICMIEHGLHGGSGAGPVVKALYKYLYAEQPKDEGVGN